The Fusobacterium sp. JB019 genome has a segment encoding these proteins:
- a CDS encoding META domain-containing protein — MKKVLLSIILGLSLIGCSSLRKLPNQDFLGKSYSLASSSKDYKISIEFAEDNFFGYSGVNNYFGKYQVEGNNLKFSAIGSTMMSGPTKAMNAEINYLDDLSKVNSFNFENDQLILKTINGKKLLFNKIK; from the coding sequence ATGAAAAAAGTTTTATTATCTATTATTTTAGGTTTATCTTTAATAGGATGTTCTTCTTTAAGAAAATTACCTAATCAAGATTTTCTAGGAAAAAGTTATTCTTTAGCTTCTTCTTCTAAGGATTATAAGATTTCTATTGAATTTGCAGAGGATAATTTCTTTGGATATTCAGGAGTTAATAATTACTTTGGTAAATATCAAGTTGAAGGAAACAACCTAAAATTTAGTGCAATTGGTTCTACTATGATGAGTGGTCCTACTAAAGCAATGAATGCTGAAATTAATTATCTTGATGATTTAAGTAAAGTTAATTCATTTAACTTTGAAAATGATCAATTAATTTTAAAAACTATTAATGGTAAAAAATTATTATTCAATAAAATAAAATAA
- the lgt gene encoding prolipoprotein diacylglyceryl transferase: MNPILFSLGKIKITYYGLMYAISFLLGIEIAKKYGQKKGISPETIENYAFIAMISGLIGGRTYYVLFNLDYYLAFPNDIFAVWKGGMAIHGGILGGIIGTCIYGYFKKINPLLLGDCAATPLLLGQAIGRIGNLMNGEIYGVPTFTPLKYIFTLKPRFYEWFNQYNALSVMDKGKFKELVPWGLVFPNSSPAGTEFPNLPLHPAMLYELVLNLIGVLFLWFFLRKKNYKTGTLWCSYIIIYSIIRIFVSFFRAEDLMFYGFRAPHVISIVLIIISSLFIYKLNKKN; the protein is encoded by the coding sequence ATGAACCCTATACTTTTTTCACTTGGAAAAATAAAAATAACTTACTACGGTCTTATGTATGCAATATCTTTCTTACTTGGAATAGAAATTGCAAAAAAATATGGGCAGAAAAAGGGAATTTCACCTGAAACCATAGAAAACTATGCCTTCATTGCTATGATTTCTGGATTAATTGGAGGACGTACATACTATGTTCTTTTTAATTTAGATTATTATCTTGCTTTTCCTAACGATATTTTCGCTGTTTGGAAGGGAGGAATGGCAATTCACGGTGGTATTTTAGGAGGAATAATTGGAACTTGTATCTATGGATATTTTAAAAAAATTAATCCTTTACTTTTAGGGGATTGCGCTGCTACTCCTCTTCTTTTAGGACAAGCTATTGGTAGAATTGGAAATCTTATGAACGGAGAAATTTATGGAGTACCCACTTTTACTCCCTTAAAATATATCTTCACTCTAAAGCCTAGATTCTATGAATGGTTCAATCAATATAATGCTTTATCTGTTATGGATAAAGGTAAATTTAAAGAACTTGTTCCTTGGGGATTAGTTTTTCCTAATTCTTCCCCTGCAGGTACTGAGTTTCCTAATCTACCATTACATCCTGCCATGTTATATGAATTAGTCTTAAATTTAATTGGAGTTTTATTTCTTTGGTTTTTCTTAAGAAAGAAAAATTATAAAACTGGAACTTTATGGTGTAGTTATATTATCATTTATAGTATTATTAGAATATTTGTTAGTTTCTTTAGAGCTGAAGATTTAATGTTTTATGGATTTAGAGCTCCCCATGTAATTAGCATTGTCTTAATAATAATATCTAGTTTATTTATATATAAACTTAATAAAAAAAATTAA